One window of Legionella pneumophila subsp. pneumophila str. Philadelphia 1 genomic DNA carries:
- a CDS encoding S8 family serine peptidase, with protein sequence MGLKSGILGLSLLSLACGSFAMTETETIRVIIKYKQQPATIASLKSQVIKSVQIPVKEMKPMANGAYSLIFDTSNSHAIVKSKEEDVTAKVLERLRKNPNVLYAVKDRIGHFKPLPDPVINQELSQLLSHESQWDEFERPAGIRLESRPGLRDGAWAYTTGKSRKPIVVAVLDTGIALNDSLVNNLVKDNEGNVFGWNFAGNNNDLSDETRSYHGTHVAGTIAGYGDVMNGVGEDLKILTVKIPAENGMFYESAVVNSIYWAVGGDVPGVPKNIHPAKVLNMSFGVDLEPGKEIDYCDEALQEALFFARKKGAVVAVAAGNDNVWEHYNAPAVCNGTIKVASTGPEGLRSYFSNYGPSITLAAPGGDKRYGTSGGILSTVNPGGGYNSSGFDFYQGTSMASPHVAGVAGLIFAVSNKALKPEQVEQILYVTTHEFGQSNDTNKSCVGKKPCGHGILDADNAVQAALNAYDVLFSAPKMIALATHECGENRLKPGKNIINDSTATWIQAKSSCETGVSYQKPRIEKAKDGKIYAYYGSVSYELDQSAYKECRVVGYDGVGCYL encoded by the coding sequence ATGGGTTTGAAATCAGGAATATTGGGATTAAGTCTTTTATCGCTTGCTTGTGGCAGTTTTGCTATGACTGAAACTGAAACAATCAGGGTTATCATTAAATATAAACAGCAACCCGCCACTATTGCTTCACTGAAATCACAAGTCATTAAATCTGTTCAAATACCCGTTAAAGAAATGAAGCCTATGGCCAATGGCGCTTATTCGCTTATTTTTGATACATCGAATTCCCATGCTATTGTCAAGTCTAAAGAAGAAGATGTTACAGCCAAAGTTTTAGAACGTTTGCGCAAAAATCCCAATGTACTTTATGCAGTTAAAGACAGAATAGGACATTTTAAGCCTCTCCCTGATCCAGTAATAAACCAGGAGTTAAGTCAATTGTTATCCCATGAGAGTCAATGGGATGAATTCGAAAGGCCAGCGGGAATTCGTTTGGAGTCCAGGCCTGGTTTAAGAGATGGCGCATGGGCATATACTACAGGAAAGTCTAGGAAGCCGATAGTTGTTGCGGTTTTAGATACTGGGATTGCATTGAATGACAGTTTGGTGAATAACCTTGTAAAAGATAACGAAGGTAATGTATTTGGATGGAATTTTGCCGGGAATAACAATGATTTATCTGATGAAACCAGATCTTACCATGGCACCCATGTTGCCGGTACCATTGCCGGTTATGGCGATGTCATGAACGGAGTTGGTGAGGATTTAAAAATTCTGACTGTTAAAATTCCTGCCGAAAATGGTATGTTTTATGAAAGTGCTGTGGTGAATAGTATCTATTGGGCTGTTGGAGGTGATGTTCCGGGAGTTCCTAAAAATATACATCCAGCCAAGGTATTAAATATGAGTTTTGGTGTCGATTTAGAGCCTGGAAAAGAAATTGATTATTGCGACGAAGCTTTACAAGAGGCTTTATTCTTTGCTCGCAAGAAAGGGGCTGTAGTCGCGGTTGCTGCCGGAAATGATAATGTTTGGGAACACTATAATGCTCCTGCAGTGTGCAATGGAACGATCAAGGTTGCTTCCACCGGACCAGAAGGATTGCGTTCGTACTTTTCAAATTATGGGCCCAGTATAACCCTTGCAGCACCGGGAGGTGATAAGCGTTATGGCACTTCGGGAGGTATTTTATCTACCGTAAACCCGGGAGGTGGATACAATTCATCAGGCTTTGATTTTTATCAAGGGACGAGTATGGCTTCGCCTCATGTAGCCGGGGTAGCAGGTTTAATTTTTGCTGTCAGTAATAAGGCTTTGAAACCTGAACAAGTTGAACAAATTTTATATGTTACTACGCATGAGTTTGGGCAAAGCAACGACACCAATAAATCTTGTGTCGGCAAAAAACCTTGTGGACATGGAATATTGGATGCGGATAATGCTGTGCAGGCAGCATTAAATGCTTATGATGTCTTATTCTCAGCGCCTAAAATGATTGCTCTGGCAACGCATGAATGTGGAGAGAATAGATTAAAACCTGGTAAAAACATCATTAATGACAGTACTGCGACCTGGATTCAAGCTAAGTCAAGCTGTGAAACTGGTGTAAGCTATCAGAAGCCACGTATTGAAAAAGCCAAGGATGGAAAGATTTATGCTTATTATGGTTCCGTAAGCTATGAATTGGATCAATCGGCTTATAAAGAATGTCGTGTCGTTGGATATGATGGCGTAGGCTGTTACTTATAA
- a CDS encoding YggS family pyridoxal phosphate-dependent enzyme, whose amino-acid sequence MSISQNINKVRELITQTESSSNRQPNSVLLLAVSKEQSPELIREAFQQGIRHFGENYFQEAQEKILALRDLPICWHFIGPIQSNKTKGIAKYFNWVHSIDRNKTAKLLNQFRSEQLPPLNVCLQINLTGETTKSGIPPEHAIDLALEVKQLPNLQLRGLMTIPPQQNNMQTQYNLFLKLNQLKESINKALHLKMDTLSMGMSDDLVPAIKAGSTIVRIGRAIFGERKGKLL is encoded by the coding sequence ATGAGCATTAGTCAGAACATAAACAAAGTAAGAGAACTGATAACCCAGACAGAATCATCCAGTAACAGGCAACCGAACAGCGTCTTATTATTGGCTGTTAGTAAAGAACAAAGCCCCGAATTAATCAGAGAAGCATTCCAACAAGGGATAAGACACTTTGGTGAAAACTATTTTCAAGAAGCCCAGGAAAAAATATTGGCATTAAGAGATCTGCCTATCTGTTGGCATTTTATAGGGCCTATCCAAAGTAATAAAACCAAAGGAATAGCGAAATATTTTAATTGGGTTCACAGCATTGACCGAAATAAAACAGCCAAACTTCTTAACCAGTTCAGATCTGAGCAACTACCACCGCTCAATGTCTGTTTACAAATTAATTTGACTGGAGAAACTACAAAATCAGGCATTCCTCCAGAACATGCCATCGACCTTGCTCTCGAAGTAAAGCAATTGCCTAATTTGCAGCTAAGGGGACTGATGACAATCCCTCCTCAGCAAAACAACATGCAAACACAGTACAATTTATTCCTTAAACTCAATCAACTCAAGGAATCCATCAATAAGGCACTTCATTTAAAAATGGATACTTTATCAATGGGTATGAGTGATGATTTGGTTCCGGCAATTAAAGCAGGTTCGACCATAGTTCGAATTGGACGAGCAATTTTTGGCGAACGAAAAGGTAAATTATTATGA
- a CDS encoding AraC family transcriptional regulator yields the protein MDLVIAANYLSTLEKCLEQFGINHFLEKIGFDLIRVHDPDAYLTQDEFNQVILEAYKLSNCPELGLVFGQNLSIVNHGFLGYAAMSSPTFGTAIQTVLSYLNTRTNLLSLELRQFNTENSAYIKLLPHTKEMVLSRFITELAITHLIKMRNFLISCNDPLLKIELNYDEPPYAKYYQTIFQTKIIFNTEATRVWFKAEELNYPIHFADDVSYQLAKRQLQELEKKMSLKEDMASKIKSILINQNLNHVSMDEIASRLCMTSRTLRRHLQRLDVTYQELLDEVREQKAKTFLLNNNISMTEICFLLGFQDTSNFSKAFKRWTGITPTEYREKHEVQ from the coding sequence ATGGATCTGGTTATAGCGGCAAATTATCTTTCTACTCTGGAAAAATGTCTTGAACAATTTGGGATTAACCATTTTTTAGAAAAAATTGGCTTTGATCTGATAAGAGTACATGATCCTGATGCCTACTTAACTCAGGATGAATTTAACCAGGTTATTTTGGAAGCTTATAAATTAAGCAATTGTCCGGAATTGGGTTTGGTTTTTGGTCAAAACTTATCTATAGTCAATCACGGTTTTCTTGGGTATGCAGCAATGAGCAGTCCTACATTTGGAACTGCTATACAAACTGTGCTCAGTTACCTTAATACACGAACCAATTTGTTGTCTCTGGAGTTACGCCAGTTTAATACTGAAAACAGTGCTTATATCAAGTTATTACCACACACAAAAGAAATGGTTTTATCACGTTTTATAACTGAATTGGCAATTACTCATCTTATTAAAATGAGAAATTTTTTGATTAGTTGTAATGACCCATTGCTCAAGATTGAGTTAAATTACGATGAACCTCCTTATGCAAAATATTATCAAACAATTTTTCAGACTAAAATTATTTTTAATACAGAGGCTACTCGCGTTTGGTTTAAAGCGGAGGAACTGAATTATCCCATCCATTTTGCTGACGATGTCAGTTATCAACTGGCAAAAAGGCAATTGCAAGAACTTGAAAAAAAAATGTCATTAAAAGAGGATATGGCAAGCAAGATTAAATCTATTTTAATCAATCAGAATTTAAATCACGTCAGCATGGATGAGATAGCCAGTCGATTATGTATGACTTCTCGTACTCTAAGACGTCATTTGCAGAGATTGGATGTGACTTACCAAGAGTTGCTTGATGAGGTAAGAGAACAAAAAGCAAAGACATTTTTGCTCAATAATAATATTTCCATGACCGAGATCTGTTTTTTATTGGGTTTTCAAGATACATCCAATTTTTCAAAAGCATTCAAACGATGGACAGGAATCACTCCCACAGAATATAGGGAAAAACATGAAGTCCAATGA
- a CDS encoding YggT family protein, with protein sequence MAGLTAVGYFLLSLLFTIVIFSLWLRIAIRFFRISTINPFSQLIHTITDPLVKPLYWIIKKPLQPGQKYDWIAFGVLILVEFFKIISLSLLMYHAIIPFLFIFLYILVDLIIQPCEILFFAVLIRVIMSYVNPKWQHPLGDFLRVITTPILRLGRIIVPDISGFDFSPFIIMVILKIITLFLSASLPWKLL encoded by the coding sequence ATGGCTGGTTTAACTGCTGTCGGGTATTTTTTATTATCCTTATTATTTACTATCGTTATTTTCAGTTTGTGGCTTAGAATCGCTATACGTTTTTTTCGTATCAGTACTATTAATCCATTCTCTCAATTAATCCATACCATTACTGATCCTCTAGTGAAACCCTTGTATTGGATTATAAAAAAGCCATTGCAACCAGGACAAAAATACGACTGGATAGCATTTGGAGTTTTAATCCTGGTGGAATTTTTTAAAATAATTTCACTGAGTTTACTGATGTATCATGCAATCATTCCATTTCTCTTTATTTTTCTCTACATACTTGTTGATTTGATAATTCAACCTTGCGAAATATTATTTTTTGCTGTTCTGATTCGAGTAATAATGAGTTATGTTAATCCCAAATGGCAACATCCGCTTGGTGATTTCTTGCGCGTAATAACAACACCAATTTTACGACTAGGCAGAATTATAGTCCCGGACATTTCAGGTTTTGATTTCTCACCCTTTATTATCATGGTGATATTAAAAATTATTACCCTGTTTCTAAGCGCTTCTTTGCCCTGGAAGTTATTATAA
- the proC gene encoding pyrroline-5-carboxylate reductase encodes MNISFIGYGNMAKAIACHLQKQNKYSLSAASPSLSAGISKENIRTHYDNKEVAKDADVIILAVKPAQMREVVNEINPFISSGCLLISVAAGLSLTWFAKYCKKGQAVVRTMPNTPAIVGFAATSMIANEFVNEKQKKWAEQLFSSIGITDWVKDEEDMDTLTALSGSGPAYVFLFLEAMINAGVQLGLEETVAKHFAIQTFSGSLQLAQHSQLSLTELRKKVTSPGGTTAAALEILHGDLDELIFSAMKAAKQKAHELGKVE; translated from the coding sequence ATGAATATCAGTTTTATTGGTTATGGGAATATGGCGAAAGCAATTGCCTGCCACTTACAAAAGCAAAATAAATACTCATTGTCAGCTGCCTCACCATCCTTATCTGCGGGCATTAGTAAAGAAAATATTCGCACTCATTACGATAATAAAGAAGTGGCTAAAGACGCAGACGTCATTATATTGGCAGTAAAACCCGCACAAATGCGTGAGGTAGTCAATGAGATTAACCCTTTTATTTCATCAGGTTGCCTTCTAATCTCAGTGGCAGCCGGATTGTCCCTGACCTGGTTTGCCAAATATTGTAAAAAAGGACAAGCGGTCGTAAGAACCATGCCTAATACCCCGGCTATAGTTGGATTTGCAGCAACATCAATGATTGCAAATGAATTTGTAAACGAGAAACAAAAAAAATGGGCAGAACAATTATTTTCAAGCATTGGGATTACTGATTGGGTTAAAGATGAAGAAGACATGGACACCCTGACAGCCCTTTCTGGCAGTGGCCCTGCTTACGTATTTTTGTTTCTTGAAGCGATGATTAATGCAGGGGTCCAATTGGGCCTGGAAGAAACGGTTGCCAAACACTTTGCCATACAGACATTTTCAGGATCGCTTCAATTAGCTCAACATAGCCAGTTAAGTTTGACTGAACTGAGAAAAAAAGTAACTTCTCCGGGAGGTACAACAGCCGCAGCTTTGGAAATCCTGCATGGAGATTTGGATGAGCTCATTTTTTCTGCTATGAAAGCTGCGAAACAAAAAGCTCATGAATTAGGAAAAGTTGAATAA
- a CDS encoding DUF2845 domain-containing protein, which translates to MKSILLMSLLLLIMPFRLMSAQSLYCPQNHGYINIGMSMDQVIAACGQPLSKQESNQPILQKIPVQQLIYNNLGNSDGLYSGSLNVPEGTAFYGVWNIPTGSSGVQLEVDILNNKVQDIRVNGGNTNAFSLCGNASIQIGDPATKVYGACGSPNLVNNTYINQVVPTETKPQIWIYKPGPYQPAFSLTFVDGKLQSIGNN; encoded by the coding sequence ATGAAATCGATATTACTTATGAGTTTATTATTGCTAATTATGCCATTCCGTTTAATGAGCGCACAATCTTTGTATTGCCCTCAGAATCATGGTTATATCAATATCGGTATGTCCATGGATCAGGTCATTGCTGCGTGCGGGCAACCACTGAGTAAACAAGAGTCCAATCAGCCTATTTTGCAGAAAATCCCTGTGCAGCAACTAATTTATAATAATCTGGGAAACTCCGATGGCCTGTATTCAGGATCATTAAATGTACCGGAAGGTACCGCTTTTTATGGCGTATGGAATATACCTACAGGTAGTAGCGGCGTGCAATTGGAAGTCGATATTCTCAATAATAAAGTCCAGGATATTCGAGTGAATGGCGGCAATACTAACGCTTTTTCCTTGTGTGGCAACGCAAGCATTCAAATCGGAGATCCTGCCACTAAAGTTTATGGCGCTTGCGGCAGTCCGAACCTGGTCAATAACACGTACATTAACCAAGTGGTTCCTACAGAGACAAAACCACAAATCTGGATTTATAAACCAGGTCCATATCAACCAGCCTTTTCCTTGACTTTTGTCGACGGCAAATTACAATCCATCGGAAATAATTGA
- the ahcY gene encoding adenosylhomocysteinase, which yields MELVEEGVQKINTLQDYKVAEISLADWGRKEIAIAETEMPGLMALREEFSAKKPLQGARIAGCLHMTIQTAVLIETLVALGAEVRWSSCNIFSTQDHAASAIAAKGIPVFAWKGETEEEYWWCVEQTLSGPNGWTPNLLLDDGGDLTQVVHQKHPKLLTAIKGVSEETTTGVARLYEMAKHGQLKIPAINVNNAVTKSKFDNLYGCRESLLDGLKRATDVMIAGKVALILGYGDVGKGCAQALRGQGATVLVAEIDPICALQAAMEGYRVVTLDDVAEQVDIVVTATGNYHVVTHDHMKRMRNQAILCNIGHFDSEIDIQSLKQYQWENIKPQVDHVIFPDGKRIIILAEGRLVNLGCATGHPSFVMSASFTNQVLAQIELFQNSSQYQNQVYVLPKVLDEKVARLHLGRIGAKLTQLSNEQADYIGVDKNGPYKPDHYRY from the coding sequence ATGGAACTGGTAGAAGAAGGAGTACAGAAAATCAATACATTACAAGATTATAAAGTAGCAGAGATTTCATTAGCGGACTGGGGGCGAAAAGAAATAGCGATAGCTGAAACCGAAATGCCGGGTTTAATGGCTTTACGCGAGGAATTTTCTGCGAAAAAACCACTTCAAGGCGCTCGGATTGCAGGTTGTCTGCATATGACGATTCAAACCGCAGTATTGATTGAGACCCTGGTTGCATTGGGTGCTGAAGTACGCTGGTCTTCCTGCAATATTTTTTCTACTCAGGATCATGCAGCTTCCGCTATTGCTGCAAAAGGAATCCCTGTTTTTGCCTGGAAGGGCGAAACAGAAGAAGAATATTGGTGGTGTGTTGAGCAAACTTTAAGTGGCCCCAATGGTTGGACACCTAATTTATTATTAGATGATGGCGGGGATCTGACACAAGTTGTTCACCAGAAACATCCCAAATTACTGACTGCAATTAAGGGAGTATCTGAGGAAACCACTACAGGTGTAGCCAGGCTGTACGAAATGGCGAAACATGGACAATTAAAAATTCCAGCCATTAATGTTAATAATGCGGTGACCAAATCCAAATTTGATAATTTGTATGGATGTCGGGAATCCCTGCTTGATGGGTTAAAACGTGCAACAGATGTTATGATAGCTGGTAAGGTTGCCTTGATTCTAGGCTATGGTGACGTAGGGAAAGGTTGCGCTCAGGCCTTGCGCGGACAGGGAGCCACTGTACTTGTCGCAGAAATTGATCCTATTTGCGCACTTCAGGCAGCAATGGAAGGCTACAGAGTAGTCACTCTGGATGATGTTGCTGAACAAGTGGATATCGTAGTTACAGCTACTGGCAATTACCATGTTGTAACTCACGATCACATGAAACGTATGCGTAATCAGGCGATATTGTGCAACATAGGCCATTTTGATTCCGAAATTGATATTCAAAGCTTAAAACAGTATCAATGGGAAAATATCAAGCCGCAGGTTGATCATGTGATTTTTCCTGATGGAAAGCGGATTATTATCCTGGCTGAAGGGCGTTTAGTGAATTTGGGCTGCGCTACAGGCCATCCGAGCTTTGTCATGTCTGCTTCCTTTACCAATCAAGTATTAGCGCAGATTGAGCTGTTCCAAAACTCTAGCCAATACCAGAATCAAGTATATGTACTTCCAAAAGTTTTGGATGAAAAAGTAGCCCGTTTGCATTTGGGACGTATTGGTGCAAAATTAACTCAATTAAGTAATGAGCAGGCTGATTATATCGGCGTTGATAAAAATGGACCTTACAAGCCGGATCATTATCGTTATTAA